A stretch of Oscillospiraceae bacterium DNA encodes these proteins:
- the sstT gene encoding serine/threonine transporter SstT, whose translation MKKFFGFYTKTPLILRIAIGLVIGICLGLWVPEAGFVTVFGDIFVGALKAIAPILVFVLVVASLASAGKGIGNRFKSVIFFYMLSTFLAAVIAVVLSFIFRTTIPLAQAVEQTAPTGLGEVFRTLMGNMVMNPVSALINANYVGILTWSIILGLALRIVAGEKTKEVLTDISNAVSRSVAWVIQLAPFGIMGLVYSSVSEYGLEIFTDYGKVLAVLVGCMILMALVIDPLIVALALKKNPYPLVFKCFKESGVTAFFTRSSAANIPVNMNLCEKLGLDKEYYSVSIPLGATINMDGAAITITVMSLAAAFSQGIEVNIFLAILLSFVATLGACGASGVAGGSLLLIPMACSLLGVGQDIAMQVVGVGFIIGVIQDSLETAINSSGDVIFCATAEFREWQKQGKELPF comes from the coding sequence ATGAAAAAGTTTTTTGGTTTTTACACAAAAACCCCATTAATTTTGAGGATTGCGATAGGCCTTGTTATAGGTATATGCCTTGGGCTTTGGGTTCCTGAAGCAGGTTTTGTAACTGTTTTTGGCGATATTTTTGTCGGTGCACTTAAAGCAATCGCACCAATACTTGTATTTGTACTTGTAGTGGCATCTTTGGCAAGTGCGGGCAAGGGCATAGGAAACAGATTTAAATCTGTAATATTTTTCTATATGCTAAGTACTTTCCTTGCTGCAGTAATTGCAGTTGTTTTAAGTTTTATTTTCCGCACAACAATCCCTCTTGCTCAGGCTGTAGAGCAGACCGCTCCGACAGGACTTGGCGAAGTCTTCCGCACACTTATGGGAAATATGGTTATGAATCCTGTAAGTGCACTTATCAACGCAAACTATGTGGGAATTCTCACTTGGTCTATCATTCTTGGTCTTGCACTTCGAATTGTTGCCGGCGAAAAGACAAAAGAAGTACTTACTGATATTTCAAATGCTGTATCAAGGTCGGTAGCATGGGTAATCCAACTTGCACCCTTTGGTATTATGGGGCTTGTATATAGTTCTGTAAGTGAATACGGCCTTGAAATTTTCACTGATTATGGAAAAGTTCTTGCAGTTCTTGTAGGATGTATGATTTTGATGGCACTTGTGATTGATCCCTTGATTGTTGCTTTGGCATTAAAGAAAAACCCATACCCTCTCGTATTTAAGTGTTTCAAGGAATCTGGTGTAACAGCATTCTTTACAAGAAGTTCTGCTGCAAATATTCCGGTAAATATGAACTTATGTGAAAAACTTGGACTCGACAAAGAATATTACAGTGTTTCCATTCCTCTTGGTGCTACTATTAATATGGATGGTGCTGCAATCACTATCACTGTTATGTCTCTTGCTGCAGCTTTTTCACAGGGTATAGAGGTAAATATTTTTCTTGCAATACTATTAAGTTTTGTGGCAACGCTGGGTGCTTGCGGTGCATCAGGTGTTGCAGGTGGCTCACTTCTTCTTATCCCGATGGCATGTTCGCTTCTTGGTGTAGGTCAGGATATTGCAATGCAGGTAGTCGGAGTAGGCTTTATAATCGGTGTTATTCAGGATTCGCTTGAAACTGCAATAAATTCATCAGGCGATGTAATCTTCTGTGCAACTGCAGAATTCCGCGAATGGCAGAAACAAGGCAAAGAACTTCCGTTCTAA
- a CDS encoding GHKL domain-containing protein, whose amino-acid sequence MREIGVVEILLLVLSVLSHVGMSLFLAKPRFNRVLTALIWLVFSIVFLGLPAQHPRENFIISIVLNGVLFFFTTKGKPSVKGFLFLSYVCIYTCFSTMVTYVAARQIPLAAKITFVILTMVVLQLLLYYVLLPKFKRFSAYINGGWAKYYAIVIAFFIMIAAQSIYLPDELALSNAQFIYFMLTVVSFFVVYVALFASLQDAVNHEKERRRQLHSELLILQVEAQEKEIEYARQFKHDMHHHYDALMSYASAGETERIIDYIKQYMEQTASYAPKTFCENHTINSILGVYQEKAKNKGIDFEVQASTRKTLGIAPPDIVTVFANVIENALNGAELAPKNGRYIKLDIFHKGKKIVLKCSNSCDLDLDFDDMPEQMRSTGIKSICSVVEKHNGNCRFVAGAGQFECIVIMDA is encoded by the coding sequence ATGAGAGAGATAGGCGTTGTTGAAATTCTACTTTTGGTTTTATCTGTACTTTCTCACGTTGGAATGTCGCTTTTTCTTGCGAAGCCACGCTTTAACAGAGTTCTAACTGCACTTATATGGCTTGTATTCAGTATTGTGTTTTTAGGTTTGCCGGCACAGCATCCCCGTGAGAATTTCATTATCTCGATTGTGCTTAACGGTGTTTTGTTCTTTTTCACAACGAAGGGAAAGCCGTCGGTAAAAGGCTTTCTGTTTTTAAGTTATGTATGTATATACACCTGCTTTTCTACAATGGTTACTTATGTAGCGGCAAGGCAAATACCACTTGCAGCTAAAATCACATTCGTAATTCTGACTATGGTTGTGCTTCAGCTTTTACTTTACTATGTGCTTTTGCCCAAGTTTAAGCGATTTAGTGCATATATAAATGGTGGATGGGCAAAATATTATGCCATTGTAATAGCTTTCTTTATTATGATTGCGGCACAGTCCATATACTTACCGGATGAGCTTGCACTTTCAAACGCACAGTTTATCTATTTTATGCTTACAGTTGTATCCTTCTTTGTGGTGTATGTAGCGTTGTTTGCAAGTTTGCAGGATGCGGTAAACCACGAAAAGGAACGACGCAGACAGCTCCACTCTGAACTACTTATTTTGCAGGTGGAGGCACAGGAAAAGGAAATCGAATATGCAAGGCAGTTTAAGCATGATATGCATCATCACTATGATGCACTTATGTCTTATGCTTCTGCCGGAGAAACGGAAAGAATAATTGACTACATTAAACAATACATGGAACAAACTGCTTCTTATGCACCAAAAACATTTTGCGAAAACCATACAATCAACAGTATTTTGGGTGTTTATCAGGAAAAAGCAAAAAATAAAGGTATAGATTTCGAGGTGCAGGCATCAACACGCAAAACACTTGGCATTGCTCCTCCTGATATTGTTACGGTGTTTGCAAATGTCATCGAAAATGCTTTGAACGGTGCGGAACTGGCACCTAAAAACGGAAGATATATAAAACTTGATATATTCCACAAGGGGAAGAAAATCGTTCTTAAATGTTCAAATTCCTGTGATTTAGACCTTGACTTTGATGATATGCCCGAGCAAATGCGAAGCACAGGCATCAAAAGTATATGTTCTGTGGTTGAAAAACATAATGGTAACTGTCGATTTGTGGCGGGCGCGGGACAGTTTGAGTGTATCGTTATCATGGATGCATAG
- a CDS encoding response regulator transcription factor: MIKIAICDDQKEYLDTAKNLITQYGAEKDVPFDITEFSNPSDLLDETVEYDIYLLDVCMPGITGMSLATELRAKRIESPIVFLTSYSDYAVQAFGVNATHYIVKPYTKEEFFKGVDKALAAININSPKTIKLKIEGGYKTILVYNIVWSESNDHYQIISLLNGEKLSVRISATELADKLSPFGCFYQCGKTYIINLDYIDKLSSNSAALTSGDNLVIPRTAFKGLQTAYFDYFGRR, encoded by the coding sequence ATGATTAAAATAGCAATCTGCGACGACCAAAAAGAATATTTGGATACTGCAAAAAATCTGATTACCCAGTACGGAGCAGAAAAGGATGTTCCTTTTGATATAACTGAATTTTCAAATCCATCGGATTTGCTTGATGAAACTGTGGAATATGATATTTATTTGCTTGATGTTTGTATGCCGGGTATCACGGGTATGAGTTTGGCAACGGAGCTTCGTGCAAAGCGCATTGAAAGTCCGATAGTGTTTTTAACTTCATATTCCGATTACGCGGTACAGGCGTTTGGTGTGAACGCAACACACTATATCGTAAAACCTTACACAAAAGAAGAATTCTTCAAAGGTGTAGATAAAGCACTTGCGGCTATTAACATCAATTCACCAAAAACCATAAAGCTAAAAATTGAGGGCGGATATAAAACCATTCTTGTTTACAATATTGTGTGGAGCGAATCAAACGACCATTATCAGATAATATCACTGTTAAATGGTGAAAAACTTTCTGTCAGAATTTCTGCAACCGAGCTTGCAGATAAACTCTCTCCTTTCGGATGCTTCTATCAATGCGGAAAAACATATATCATAAACCTTGATTATATTGATAAACTGTCATCAAATTCTGCAGCGTTGACAAGCGGCGATAATTTAGTTATTCCGAGGACTGCGTTCAAGGGCTTGCAGACTGCATATTTTGATTATTTCGGGAGGAGGTAA
- a CDS encoding DUF5131 family protein encodes MAMWNPWRGCKKCSEGCLHCYIHKGDAKRGVNTNDIVKTKDFYKPVERLKSGNYKMKAGIVYLCFSTDFLIEEADVWRKECWDMIKERQDCTFLFLTKRIERFSDCVPDDWGDGYENVVVCCTIENQKNAEKKLSVFRSLPIKHKCITAQPLLEKIHIEPYLDGIELVVVGGESDKYARPFDYDWALDIREQCIHKNVSFEFRQCGTNFIKDGKEYKLQTKDLCSQARKAGIDFIADR; translated from the coding sequence ATGGCTATGTGGAATCCATGGCGAGGTTGCAAAAAATGCAGTGAAGGTTGTCTGCATTGCTATATACACAAAGGCGATGCAAAACGTGGTGTTAACACAAACGACATTGTAAAAACAAAAGATTTTTACAAACCTGTTGAACGGTTAAAAAGCGGAAACTACAAAATGAAAGCAGGGATAGTTTATCTTTGCTTTTCAACAGATTTTCTGATAGAAGAAGCAGACGTATGGCGCAAAGAGTGCTGGGATATGATAAAAGAGCGACAAGATTGTACCTTTCTTTTTCTCACTAAACGAATAGAAAGATTCTCTGATTGTGTTCCTGACGATTGGGGCGATGGATATGAGAATGTTGTTGTGTGCTGTACCATAGAAAACCAAAAAAATGCTGAGAAAAAGCTATCTGTTTTTCGATCATTACCAATAAAACATAAATGCATTACTGCACAACCGCTGCTTGAAAAAATACATATTGAACCGTATCTTGATGGTATTGAGCTTGTAGTTGTCGGCGGAGAGTCGGATAAATATGCACGACCTTTTGATTATGATTGGGCACTTGATATCAGAGAGCAATGTATTCACAAAAATGTATCCTTTGAGTTCAGACAATGCGGAACTAATTTTATTAAGGACGGTAAAGAATACAAATTGCAAACAAAAGACCTGTGTAGTCAGGCAAGAAAAGCAGGAATAGATTTTATAGCAGACAGATAA